TTACATTTTAACACCGACACTACACCTAGTATGGTAAGCTCAAATAATCAAAACATGAGTAGTTCAACAAACCAAGGAATGCAAAATTCAAATATGCCAAATCAAGTAATGACTAATTCTACTAGCCAACATATGAGTAACACTACAAATAAAACAACAAAAAATAAAAAATAATTTATAAGAGGCCCTTTAGGGCTTCTTTTTTAGTGGAAAATGATTAATAACACTGATATACTTAATCATAGCTAAATGTATTAGTAGTTAATTGGGAGTGATGTTAGTTTGAAAACTGGCGTTGATATTGTTAAAATTAAGAGAATAAAGGATATACTAGGCAGAAATCAACCTGGGTTTTATAGGAAAGTCTTCACAGAGCGGGAAATTGAATATATAGAAAGCAAAAATAATGATCCCAAAACTGTTGCTGGGATATTTGCAAGTAAAGAAGCAGTGAGTAAATTAATAGGAACAGGTATTGGTTATATCAGTTGGAAGGATATTGAAATACTACATAATAAAAAAAATAGACCATATATATCCTTGAATCAAAAGCTAAGTAATATGTTAAGCCTATTAAATTTGAATTCTATAGACCTTTCCATCTCTCATGAAGATGACTATGCGATTGCTTTTGCAGTTGGTTATAAGGGTGATAGTTCCTTTTCAGTACCAGATGATATACAGGATATTATTACAAGACGGGATAGTAATACACATAAAGGCACATATGGAAGAGTAGGCATTATAGCAGGTAGCACGGGAATGACTGGAGCTGCATATCTATCCTCAATAGCAGCCCTTAGGAGTGGTTCAGGTCTTGTTTACTCCATTGTACCAAGTGATTTAGTTGATATAATGTCCATTAAATTAACTGAAGTTATTGTGAAAGGGTATAATGATAAAATGGAGTGCTTAGAGCTAATAAATAGTATGGATGGCTTGGTTCTTGGACCTGGATTAGGACAGGGAGAGGATATAAAGGGATTGGTAAGGGATATCTTATCTCAATATAAGGGCCCAATAGTACTTGATGCAGATGGCATAAATGCAATAGATGATTATAGAATTTTATCTGATAGGACTGGTATTACTGTTATTACACCACATCCTGGTGAATTAGCTAGATTACTAAATGAGGACATAAAAGAAATCCAAGAACATAGAATTTTCTATTCTAAATATACCAGTAATAAATATAATGTAATAATCGTGTTAAAAGGTAATGAAACAATAATTATAGATGATGATATGTTATATAAAAACAATACTGGTAATCCTGGTATGGCTACAGCTGGTTCAGGAGATGTACTAGCAGGAATGGTAATAAGTTTTATATGTCAAGGGATTGACCCCTATAAAGCATGTAAGCTGGCAGTCTATAGTCATGGATTAGCTGGAGATATGGCTAAAGAAGAAAAGGGAGAATATGGATTAATCGCAAGCGATATATTAAATAATATTCCGAAAGCATTAAATGTAATTCAATATTAAGAGGTGGTTATATTTGAAGAAGCTTTTGTTATCTATTATTATTATTTTAATTTCAGTTACTATATTATCATGTAATTTTCATAGTGAAGATAGGATACTAAAGAAGCTAGAAAAACACTTAGATAAGTACACAGGATATAATACTGAATTACAAATGAAGACATTAATGGATAACAAAGAAGAAGAATATAAAATGAAGGAAAGCTATACTTTAGGTGGGAAATATAGGCTTGAAATCATTGAACCATCTGATAGCCAAGGCATCATAATTCAATATGACGGTGATAAGATATATATCCAACACGCAACTATCAAGGAATCTATAGAAATTAATTCAATTAAAAAATTTGATCAAGGGCTTTTGATTGGAAAATTTTTTAGAGATAGAGACAGAGATAATGTAAAATCTATTGATGAACAAGAAATAGATGGTGAGAAATATTATGTTTTTCATAATAAGGTAGAGGATAAAAACAAATATAATAGGGAACAAATCATATGGTTGAAAAAAAAGGATTTTAAACCATATATGTTAAATATTTTAGATGCAAATAATGAGCCAAGGGTTATAATAAAATATAAGAACTTTGATTTTACTAAATAACTTTCACTTTAAATGTGAGAGCGCGAATTATAAATTTACATAAGAAAAGACAAGAAAGGAAGCGGTGGTTAATGGACACCTTTAGTGAAGTAAGACCTGTATGGCTCGAAATCAACATGGATAATTTAATTAGTAATTATAATGAGATACGTAGAATGGTAAATCCAAATACAATGATCATGGCAGTCATTAAGGCAAATGCATATGGACATGGATCTATTGAATTAGCTAAGATGTACGAGCAAATTGGAGCTGATAGGTTGGCAGTATCAATAATTACTGAGGCAGTTGAGCTAAGAAAAGCAGGCATAAAAATACCAATACATTTACTAAACTATACTCCTGATGAAAATTTAGACTTAGTTGTCGATAATGATAATATAATTCAAGGAATATACAGATTTGAGGATGCAAAATTATTATCTAAGGTAGCAATAAAAAAAGATAAAAAAGTAAAAATTCATATAAAGATAGATACCGGAATGGGCAGAATAGGTTTTTTACCTAATGAGGAATCTATAGATGAGATAATTAGAATAAATGAATTACCTAATATAGAAATAGAAGGAATATTTACTCATTTTGCAAGGGCTGACCAGGTAGATAGACCGTTTACTAAACTTCAATATGATAGATTCAATTGGATAGTTAAGGAGTTGGAGGATAAAGGCTTACAATTTAAAATAAAGCATGTATCAAATTCGGCTTCTGTGTTAGCATTCCCTGAATATAATTTGGATATGGTAAGACCAGGGATTATATTATTTGGTTATTATCCTTCCGATGATGTAAATAAGGAGAACACAAAGTTAAAACCAGCAATGACTTTGAAGGCTAAGATTTCTAATGTTAAGGTAGTGCCTAAGGATACAGGCATTAGCTATAATCATATATATTTTACAGAAAAGGAAACGGTAATAGCTACTATTCCTATAGGATATGCAGATGGATATAGCAGAATGCTAAGTGGTAAAAGCTTTGTGTGTATAAAAAATAAAAGGGTACCAATAGTAGGAAGAATATGTATGGATCAAATGATGATTGATGTTACAGGCATAGATGATGTTAAAATAGGAGATGAGGTAGTTTTATTTGGACATGATAATGATAATTATCCTCATGTAGAAGAGTTAGCATCTCTTTTAGGTACCGTGAACTATGAAATTATATGCGTGACGGGTAGAAGATTACCTAGAGTATATATTAAGGATAATGAAATTATAAGTATTAAGGATTATCTAGTAGATTAGCTCATAATGGACGTTTAAGTTGACACAATTCAGCGTTACAATATATAATGAGGTTAGTGATATATTCTTGTTTCTCAAGTATTTGCTATCAAATAATTAAAAGGTGATAAGCCTTAATTTATAACCTCATACAATTTTTTCTCTTGAATACATAGGGGGTGGGAATTTATGACGGAAGTAAACCACATGCTTCCAATGATAAAAGAAAGTAATTCTGATGAAATGATAGAGTCTTTAGTCCTCTATTTAAAAGAGAATCGCGATATTTTCGAAAGCTTAAAATGTGGGTATTGCGAAATGAGTCAAATAAATTTAGCCCTCGCAGAGTTGGGATTGGAAGAAGATATGCTCGATCTGAATAGATATGAAGCTAGATTAGGGTGTGAGTCATCGTGATAGTGAAAAGAGGAGATATTTTCTATGCTGATTTAAGCCCCGTAATAGGTTCTGAGCAAGGTGGAGTAAGGCCAGTATTGGTTATTCAAAATGATGTTGGCAATAAGTATAGTCCTACAATTATTATAGCTGCAATAACTTCTCAAAT
The DNA window shown above is from Tissierella sp. Yu-01 and carries:
- a CDS encoding NAD(P)H-hydrate dehydratase; its protein translation is MKTGVDIVKIKRIKDILGRNQPGFYRKVFTEREIEYIESKNNDPKTVAGIFASKEAVSKLIGTGIGYISWKDIEILHNKKNRPYISLNQKLSNMLSLLNLNSIDLSISHEDDYAIAFAVGYKGDSSFSVPDDIQDIITRRDSNTHKGTYGRVGIIAGSTGMTGAAYLSSIAALRSGSGLVYSIVPSDLVDIMSIKLTEVIVKGYNDKMECLELINSMDGLVLGPGLGQGEDIKGLVRDILSQYKGPIVLDADGINAIDDYRILSDRTGITVITPHPGELARLLNEDIKEIQEHRIFYSKYTSNKYNVIIVLKGNETIIIDDDMLYKNNTGNPGMATAGSGDVLAGMVISFICQGIDPYKACKLAVYSHGLAGDMAKEEKGEYGLIASDILNNIPKALNVIQY
- the alr gene encoding alanine racemase gives rise to the protein MDTFSEVRPVWLEINMDNLISNYNEIRRMVNPNTMIMAVIKANAYGHGSIELAKMYEQIGADRLAVSIITEAVELRKAGIKIPIHLLNYTPDENLDLVVDNDNIIQGIYRFEDAKLLSKVAIKKDKKVKIHIKIDTGMGRIGFLPNEESIDEIIRINELPNIEIEGIFTHFARADQVDRPFTKLQYDRFNWIVKELEDKGLQFKIKHVSNSASVLAFPEYNLDMVRPGIILFGYYPSDDVNKENTKLKPAMTLKAKISNVKVVPKDTGISYNHIYFTEKETVIATIPIGYADGYSRMLSGKSFVCIKNKRVPIVGRICMDQMMIDVTGIDDVKIGDEVVLFGHDNDNYPHVEELASLLGTVNYEIICVTGRRLPRVYIKDNEIISIKDYLVD
- a CDS encoding CopG family transcriptional regulator; this translates as MTEVNHMLPMIKESNSDEMIESLVLYLKENRDIFESLKCGYCEMSQINLALAELGLEEDMLDLNRYEARLGCESS